A portion of the Mustela erminea isolate mMusErm1 chromosome 19, mMusErm1.Pri, whole genome shotgun sequence genome contains these proteins:
- the FAM98C gene encoding protein FAM98C isoform X1, translated as MEGAEAEAREGASVARDLLALGYEGFSGAPSLGPSCPDFRALCARLAAELASLGALERERGQSAEALRAGDGPDAEEEFLRQLAGLLQELHCPDRALCGGEGAAALRDPGACLRLLRFLCSELQAARLLCLYRRLDPSPAPPCGEGAEEGAGMVQELVLTLRALGLPRPKPGTAASRLLWELHDKISELLPSLPPGFLQPLLSFPLDAPRWEALESLCQRLGDQYCCRRCLLLKRLDLTTSSFHWSDRAEAQGEAMKAVLIPIREALTPESDVSIAHVLAARADLSRLVPATSKAARQGTCCAINKVLMGNVPDRGGRPNELEAPMPSWQSRREDGGGRKAGHQNWGRKKKKK; from the exons ATGGAGGGGGCGGAGGCGGAAGCGCGGGAGGGGGCCTCGGTGGCCCGGGACCTGCTGGCCTTGGG GTATGAGGGCTTCTCGGGGGCGCCGTCGCTGGGCCCCTCGTGTCCAGACTTCAGGGCGCTGTGCGCGCGGCTGGCGGCGGAGCTGGCGTCTCTGGGCGCCCTGGAGCGGGAGCGAGGACAGAGCGCGGAGGCGCTGAGGGCCGGCGACG GCCCCGACGCGGAGGAGGAATTCCTGCGACAGTTGGCCGGCCTGCTGCAGGAGTTGCACTGCCCGGACCGCGCGCTCTGCGGCGGAGAGGGCGCGGCGGCGCTGAGGGATCCCGGCGCGTGCCTGCGCCTGCTGC GCTTTCTCTGCTCGGAGCTGCAGGCTGCCCGCCTCCTCTGTCTGTATCGCCGGCTGGATCCCAGCCCCGCACCGccctgtggggagggggcagaggagggagctggCATGGTTCAGGAACTGGTCCTTACCCTCCGAGCTTTAGGGCTGCCCAGGCCGAAGCCTGGGACCGCCGCCAGCCGGCTGCTGTGGGAGTTACATGACAAG ATCTCTGAGCTGctgccttccctgcctccagGGTTCCTGCAGCCCCTCCTTAGCTTCCCCCTGGACGCACCCAGATGG GAGGCACTGGAGTCTCTGTGCCAAAGGCTGGGAGACCAGTACTGCTGCCGCCGCTGCCTGCTCCTGAAACGCCTGGACCTCACAACATCGTCTTTCCACTGGAGTGATCGGGCAGAG gcccaagGAGAAGCCATGAAGGCAGTGCTGATCCCAATTCGAGAGGCTCTGACCCCAGAATCAGATGTCTCCATCGCACACGTCCTGGCTGCCCGAGCAGACCTGTCTCGTCTTGTCCCAGCCACCAGCAAGGCTGCCCGCCAAGGGACCTGCTGTGCCATCAACAAG GTGCTTATGGGCAACGTGCCAGACCGGGGGGGCCGTCCAAATGAGCTGGAGGCTCCCATGCCCAGCTGGCAGAGCAGAAGAGAGGACGGAGGTGGGCGAAAGGCAGGCCACCAGAACTGGGGtcgcaagaagaagaagaaataa
- the RASGRP4 gene encoding RAS guanyl-releasing protein 4 isoform X2, producing the protein MASMALGMLNEGGCSEDEMLEKCIQSFDSTGNLRRGDHVLNMVLAMHSWVLPSTHLAARLLTLYQEATGNTQEQRRLQICHLLRYWLTQHPETVHQEPQLEEVIGRFWATVEQEGNSAQRSLGDSSNLLSPGGPGPPHPMSSPGLGKKRKVSLLFDHLETGELAQHLTYLEFRSFQAITPQDLRGYVLQGSVRGCPSLEGSVGLSNSVSRWVQVMVLSRPGPAQRAQVLDKFIQVAQRLHQLQNFNTLMAVTGGLCHSAISRLKDSHAHLSPDSTKALLELSELLAAHNNYARYRRAWADCTGFRLPVLGVHLKDLVSLHEAQPDRLPDGRVHLPKLNSLYLRLQELAALQRQQPPCSASEDLLHLLTLSLDLFYTEDEIYELSYAREPRCPRSLPPSPFKAPLVVEWAPGVTPKPDRATLGRHVEQLVESVFKNYDPEGRGTISQEDFERLSGNFPFACHGLHPPPRQGNGSYSREELTGYLLRASAICAKLGLAFLHTFQEVTFRKPTFCDSCNGFLWGVTKQGYRCRDCGLCCHKHCRDRVKVECKKRPVAKGDVSPPGAPIPPTPAPHTSCGSEDSLSYTLSLEPETGCHLCHAWTQTEPPHLEAETVPLPTTASPPSQPSKLNS; encoded by the exons GTACCAGGAGGCCACAGGGAACACACAGGAACAGAGGCGGCTCCAGATCTGTCACCTGCTCAG ATACTGGCTGACCCAACACCCTGAGACTGTACACCAGGAGCCTCAGTTAGAAGAGGTGATAGGTCGCTTCTGGGCCACTGTGGAGCAGGAGGGCAACTCTGCCCAGAGGAGCCTGGGAGACTCCTCCAACCT CCTGAGCCCCGGTGGCCCTGGCCCCCCGCACCCCATGAGCAGCCCAGGCCTAGGCAAAAAGCGCAAAGTGTCCTTGCTTTTCGACCACCTGGAGACGGGGGAGCTGGCTCAGCATCTCACTTACCTGGAATTCCGGTCCTTCCAGGCAATCACG ccccaggacctgCGGGGCTACGTTTTGCAGGGCTCCGTGCGGGGCTGCCCGTCCCTGGAGGGATCCGTAGGGCTCAGCAACAGCGTGTCCCGCTGGGTGCAGGTCATGGTGCTGAGCCGTCCTGGGCCCGCACAACGCGCGCAGGTGCTGGACAAGTTCATCCAGGTGGCACAG AGGCTCCACCAGCTGCAGAATTTCAACACACTGATGGCCGTTACGGGGGGCCTGTGTCACAGTGCCATCTCCAGACTCAAGGACTCCCATGCGCACCTGAGCCCTGACAGCACCAAG GCCCTGCTGGAGCTGTCTGAGCTTCTTGCTGCGCACAACAACTACGCGCGATACCGCCGGGCCTGGGCTGACTGCACAGGTTTCCGGCTGCCCGTCCTGGGTGTGCACCTCAAAGACCTGGTGTCCCTGCATGAGGCACAGCCTGACAGGTTGCCTGACGGACGCGTGCACCTACCCAAACTCAACAGCCTCTACCTGCGACTGCAGGAGCTGGCGGCCCTCCAGAGGCAGCAACCCCCATGCAGCGCCAGCGAGGACCTGCTGCACCTGCTCACG cTTTCCCTGGATCTCTTCTACACAGAGGATGAGATCTATGAGCTTTCTTATGCCCGGGAGCCCCGCTGTCCCAGGAGTCTG ccaccctccccctTCAAAGCGCCCCTGGTGGTGGAGTGGGCCCCTGGAGTGACACCTAAGCCCGACAGGGCCACCCTGGGTCGGCACGTAGAGCAGCTGGTGGAG TCTGTGTTCAAGAATTACGACCCTGAAGGCCGAGGAACTATCTCTCAGGAGGACTTTGAGCGACTTTCAGGCAACTTCCCCTTCGCCTGCCATGGGCttcacccacccccccgccaggG GAATGGCTCCTACAGCCGAGAAGAGCTGACAGGCTACCTGCTCCGGGCCAGTGCCATCTGCGCCAAGCTGGGCCTGGCCTTCCTGCACACCTTCCAGGAGGTCACCTTCCGCAAGCCCACCTTCTGTGACAGCTGCAATGGCTTT ctctggggCGTCACCAAGCAAGGCTACCGCTGTCGGG ACTGCGGGCTGTGTTGCCACAAACACTGCAGGGACCGCGTGAAGGTGGAGTGTAAGAAGAGGCCAGTGGCCAAGGGCGATGTGAGCCCCCCTGGAGCCCCCATCCCACCCACACCGGCTCCCCATACCAGCTGCG GCTCAGAAGACAGTCTCTCCTACACACTATCACTGGAACCCGAGACAGGGTGCCACCTTTGCCATGCGTGGACCCAGACAGAGCCCCCGCACCTGGAAGCAGAGACG gtgcccctcccaacGACTGCCTCGCCGCCTTCCCAGCCCTCCAAGCTGAATTCCTAG
- the FAM98C gene encoding protein FAM98C isoform X2: MEGAEAEAREGASVARDLLALGYEGFSGAPSLGPSCPDFRALCARLAAELASLGALERERGQSAEALRAGDGPDAEEEFLRQLAGLLQELHCPDRALCGGEGAAALRDPGACLRLLRFLQPLLSFPLDAPRWEALESLCQRLGDQYCCRRCLLLKRLDLTTSSFHWSDRAEAQGEAMKAVLIPIREALTPESDVSIAHVLAARADLSRLVPATSKAARQGTCCAINKVLMGNVPDRGGRPNELEAPMPSWQSRREDGGGRKAGHQNWGRKKKKK, translated from the exons ATGGAGGGGGCGGAGGCGGAAGCGCGGGAGGGGGCCTCGGTGGCCCGGGACCTGCTGGCCTTGGG GTATGAGGGCTTCTCGGGGGCGCCGTCGCTGGGCCCCTCGTGTCCAGACTTCAGGGCGCTGTGCGCGCGGCTGGCGGCGGAGCTGGCGTCTCTGGGCGCCCTGGAGCGGGAGCGAGGACAGAGCGCGGAGGCGCTGAGGGCCGGCGACG GCCCCGACGCGGAGGAGGAATTCCTGCGACAGTTGGCCGGCCTGCTGCAGGAGTTGCACTGCCCGGACCGCGCGCTCTGCGGCGGAGAGGGCGCGGCGGCGCTGAGGGATCCCGGCGCGTGCCTGCGCCTGCTGC GGTTCCTGCAGCCCCTCCTTAGCTTCCCCCTGGACGCACCCAGATGG GAGGCACTGGAGTCTCTGTGCCAAAGGCTGGGAGACCAGTACTGCTGCCGCCGCTGCCTGCTCCTGAAACGCCTGGACCTCACAACATCGTCTTTCCACTGGAGTGATCGGGCAGAG gcccaagGAGAAGCCATGAAGGCAGTGCTGATCCCAATTCGAGAGGCTCTGACCCCAGAATCAGATGTCTCCATCGCACACGTCCTGGCTGCCCGAGCAGACCTGTCTCGTCTTGTCCCAGCCACCAGCAAGGCTGCCCGCCAAGGGACCTGCTGTGCCATCAACAAG GTGCTTATGGGCAACGTGCCAGACCGGGGGGGCCGTCCAAATGAGCTGGAGGCTCCCATGCCCAGCTGGCAGAGCAGAAGAGAGGACGGAGGTGGGCGAAAGGCAGGCCACCAGAACTGGGGtcgcaagaagaagaagaaataa